From the Bacteroidia bacterium genome, one window contains:
- a CDS encoding DUF4159 domain-containing protein produces MKKIIFLSAIFMCFAFSGNENTYSFQIALLKYGGGGDWYANLKTSLPNLIAFCNKNLNMNINPEQAIVDVGSPDIFNYPFVHMTGHGNWSLTPQEAQNLRNYLVGGGFLHIDDNFGLDPYVRPQLKKVFPELDLILLPFSFPIYHQKYEFPHGMPKIHEHDGGPPKGYGLIFKGRLVCFYSFDTDLGNGWESYEIYHDPPELHEKALEMGANLLEYVLMGKGDKNQ; encoded by the coding sequence ATGAAAAAAATAATTTTCCTGTCGGCTATTTTTATGTGTTTCGCTTTTTCAGGAAATGAAAATACCTATTCGTTTCAAATTGCTTTGCTCAAATACGGCGGTGGCGGCGATTGGTATGCGAATCTGAAAACTTCTTTACCAAATCTCATCGCATTTTGCAATAAGAATTTAAACATGAATATCAATCCTGAACAAGCAATTGTTGATGTTGGAAGTCCGGATATTTTCAATTATCCTTTTGTGCACATGACAGGGCACGGCAATTGGTCGCTCACTCCGCAAGAGGCGCAAAACCTGCGTAATTATCTTGTTGGTGGCGGTTTTTTGCACATTGATGATAATTTTGGATTAGATCCTTACGTGCGTCCGCAATTAAAAAAGGTTTTTCCGGAATTGGATTTGATATTACTACCTTTTTCATTTCCTATTTATCATCAGAAATATGAATTCCCACATGGGATGCCTAAAATTCATGAACACGATGGCGGTCCACCAAAAGGTTACGGACTTATTTTTAAAGGACGCTTGGTATGTTTTTATTCCTTCGATACCGATTTAGGAAATGGTTGGGAGAGTTATGAAATCTATCACGATCCGCCTGAGTTGCATGAAAAAGCATTGGAAATGGGCGCCAATTTATTGGAATATGTGTTGATGGGAAAAGGCGATAAAAATCAGTAA
- a CDS encoding 16S rRNA (uracil(1498)-N(3))-methyltransferase codes for MNLFYTPDISSDQYTLSEAESKHCIRILRMNIGDTMHLTDGKGSFYKAEITDASPKKCVVKIIEKKTEEKRADFKLHIAVAPTKNMDRFEWFLEKATEIGIDEITPIISKNSERTVLKTERCNTIITSAVKQSLTPWHPKLNEVENFSTFIKKTTSFSGQKLMAHCAEASKKYFFEACKTKENTLVLIGPEGDFTADEINTALQNGWQAVSLGKSRLRTETAALVACHTVNLKNEIGT; via the coding sequence ATGAATTTATTTTACACGCCCGATATTTCAAGTGATCAATACACGCTCAGTGAGGCGGAATCCAAACATTGTATTCGTATTTTACGAATGAATATTGGCGATACGATGCACTTAACGGATGGAAAAGGTTCCTTTTACAAAGCTGAAATTACAGATGCTTCTCCAAAAAAATGTGTCGTAAAAATTATCGAGAAAAAAACGGAAGAAAAAAGAGCCGATTTTAAATTACACATCGCCGTTGCTCCCACTAAAAACATGGATCGCTTTGAATGGTTTCTCGAAAAAGCCACTGAAATTGGGATCGACGAGATTACTCCCATCATTTCAAAAAATTCTGAACGCACTGTTTTAAAAACAGAAAGGTGTAATACAATTATTACTTCCGCCGTCAAACAATCGCTCACTCCTTGGCATCCGAAATTAAACGAAGTGGAAAATTTTTCTACTTTTATCAAAAAGACAACCAGTTTTTCTGGACAAAAATTAATGGCACATTGCGCAGAAGCTTCGAAAAAATATTTTTTTGAAGCCTGTAAAACGAAGGAAAATACATTGGTATTAATTGGTCCGGAAGGGGATTTTACAGCAGATGAAATAAACACAGCTTTGCAAAATGGTTGGCAAGCAGTTTCGCTTGGTAAAAGCAGGTTACGAACAGAAACGGCGGCTCTCGTAGCATGTCATACAGTCAATTTAAAAAATGAAATTGGAACTTAA